The following coding sequences lie in one Anguilla anguilla isolate fAngAng1 chromosome 14, fAngAng1.pri, whole genome shotgun sequence genomic window:
- the june gene encoding LOW QUALITY PROTEIN: junE proto-oncogene, AP-1 transcription factor subunit (The sequence of the model RefSeq protein was modified relative to this genomic sequence to represent the inferred CDS: inserted 1 base in 1 codon) — MTGKMETPFYHDDTPRLPNFGQMSDYERYHSHKMMSKKNMAGHHFHGAMGGTSTLKLLQEQPGTNGNINPNNLGITSNTNSSLMPPTDMNLLKLASPDLEHLIIQSNQGLVTTSPAPNSTGGPFMYRNQATNEQEGFADGFVKALADLHKQNQLMGAPMSPSSSIQGPYQRNLMSSGEMPIYTNLNSYNPNQITVSTSYTGGQLPYTASSHAASLSGQGQRPHPHGRGLDAPQTVPEVPHPPGDPASSPPSLSPIDLETQERIKAERKKLRNRIAASKCRKRKLERISRLEEKVKVLKTQNSDLASTASILREQVAQLKQKVMNHVTNGCQIAVSSATMXKKWGEHQLLNLNEEVVLPSLVESVL; from the exons ATGACGGGTAAGATGGAGACCCCTTTTTATCACGATGACACGCCAAGACTTCCCAATTTTGGACAAATGTCAGATTATGAAAGGTACCACAGCCACAAGATGATgagcaaaaaaaacatggcaggcCATCATTTCCACGGTGCTATGGGAGGCACCTCAACTCTAAAACTTCTACAGGAACAGCCTGGAACCAATGGCAACATCAATCCTAATAACCTAGGAATCACCAGCAACACAAACAGCTCTTTAATGCCTCCGACTGACATGAATCTCCTGAAGCTGGCATCCCCTGATTTAGAGCACCTAATAATTCAGTCTAACCAGGGTCTGGTGACGACCAGCCCAGCGCCTAATTCCACAGGCGGCCCCTTCATGTACAGGAACCAAGCAACTAACGAACAAGAGGGCTTTGCGGATGGCTTTGTCAAAGCACTGGCCGATCTTCATAAACAGAATCAGCTTATGGGGGCACCAATGTCCCCGTCCTCATCCATTCAAGGTCCTTATCAGAGGAACCTCATGTCCAGTGGAGAAATGCCCATCTACACTAATCTCAACAGCTACAATCCCAACCAGATCACAGTATCCACATCTTACACTGGCGGCCAGCTGCCTTACACGGCCTCCAGTCATGCCGCGAGCCTCAGCGGACAGGGGCAAAGGCCCCACCCCCACGGTCGCGGTCTGGACGCACCCCAGACGGTCCCTGAGGTGCCCCACCCGCCGGGGGACCCCGccagctcccctccctccctctcgcccaTTGACCTGGAGACCCAAGAGCGAATCAAGGCGGAGAGGAAGAAGCTCCGAAATCGCATCGCTGCATCCAAGTGTCGCAAGAGGAAGCTGGAGAGGATCTCGCGCCTGGAGGAGAAGGTGAAGGTGCTGAAGACCCAGAACTCTGACCTGGCCTCCACCGCCAGCATTCTGCGAGAGCAGGTGGCACAGCTCAAGCAGAAAGTCATGAATCATGTCACCAACGGTTGCCAGATAGCAGTGAGCTCAGCCACCA GCAAAAAGTGGGGAGAGCACCAGCTGCTGAACTTGAATGAAGAGGTGGTTTTGCCATCACTGGTTGAGTCAGTGCTGTGA